In Corynebacterium aquatimens, one genomic interval encodes:
- a CDS encoding TenA family protein — translation MENQTNTSVNTTARFTDELRETHRETWDAAVGHRFVRELFDGTIDDGVMASYLVQDYRFLDSFLQLLGAAMSTADELAPRLRLSQFIGEVAGDENTYFLRSFEALGVTEEMRANTPDSAPTAGFTGLMREAAGTRSYAAALGVLVVAEWLYLDWAIKAPADRPQNFVHNEWIELHDYPAFHDLVAFLRSEVDRLGQASEDNRAIITEYFGRAVALELEFFDAAYAEPLQL, via the coding sequence ATGGAAAACCAGACCAACACATCCGTCAACACAACCGCCCGCTTCACCGACGAGCTGCGCGAAACACACCGTGAGACGTGGGACGCCGCGGTGGGTCACCGCTTCGTACGTGAGCTTTTTGACGGCACGATCGATGACGGCGTCATGGCTTCCTACTTGGTCCAGGACTACCGCTTCTTGGATAGCTTCTTGCAGCTGCTGGGTGCGGCGATGTCCACCGCGGATGAGCTTGCGCCGCGCCTGCGCCTGTCCCAGTTCATCGGTGAGGTCGCTGGTGATGAGAACACGTACTTCCTTCGCTCCTTCGAAGCCCTTGGCGTCACCGAGGAAATGCGCGCTAACACTCCCGACTCCGCACCCACCGCTGGGTTCACGGGTCTCATGCGGGAGGCCGCCGGGACCCGCTCGTATGCCGCGGCGCTAGGCGTTCTTGTCGTGGCGGAATGGCTGTACCTCGACTGGGCCATCAAAGCCCCGGCCGACCGCCCGCAGAACTTCGTCCACAACGAGTGGATTGAGCTCCACGACTACCCCGCGTTCCACGATCTAGTCGCGTTCCTCCGCAGTGAGGTCGACCGTCTGGGCCAGGCCAGCGAGGACAACCGTGCGATCATAACCGAGTACTTCGGCCGCGCCGTCGCTTTGGAGCTGGAGTTCTTCGACGCCGCCTACGCGGAGCCGCTCCAGCTTTAG
- a CDS encoding ATP-binding protein: MEYLRRTVDTELDFLLKHVPAIAIDGPKGVGKTGTAQRRADTAWYLDDADVRAVVAADFSLSGAGEGTLLIDEWQRLPQVWDSVRRGVDNGASAGRFLLTGSATPVDAMGTHSGAGRIISLRMRPMAVHERGVTEPTCSFKGIFRGEKEIGGATSLRVADYAGLIVGSGFPAIAPQDPLLQELMLDSYLERVIDRDINEQGLEVRRPVALRRWMRAYAAATSTTTSYSRLLDATTGGDGSQPNQRTTSAYREHLSKIWLLDPVPGWVTENNEIKRLQQSPKHHLTDPALAARLLGLIASSLYSPSGAHMMGPLFESLCALSLRVLAQACRANVYHLRTNSGQREVDFIVEGPNREILGVEVKLAAAINDSDVRHLTWLREQLPDRVVNLMVLTTGSQAYVRSDGIIVMPLALLGL, from the coding sequence ATGGAATACTTGCGCCGAACGGTGGACACAGAGCTTGACTTCCTGCTGAAGCACGTACCGGCAATCGCGATTGATGGCCCAAAAGGCGTGGGCAAGACCGGCACTGCGCAGCGGAGAGCGGACACGGCGTGGTACCTCGATGACGCGGATGTGCGTGCCGTAGTTGCCGCGGATTTCAGCCTGTCTGGGGCCGGTGAAGGAACGTTGCTTATTGACGAATGGCAGCGGTTGCCACAGGTTTGGGACTCAGTCCGACGTGGTGTGGACAACGGTGCGTCTGCTGGGCGATTTCTCCTGACGGGGTCGGCGACGCCGGTTGATGCCATGGGGACGCATTCGGGTGCGGGACGGATTATTTCCCTGCGCATGAGGCCGATGGCGGTACACGAGCGCGGGGTCACAGAACCAACGTGCAGCTTTAAGGGCATCTTCCGCGGTGAGAAAGAAATCGGCGGCGCAACGTCGCTACGGGTTGCTGACTACGCCGGCCTCATCGTTGGTAGTGGTTTCCCCGCGATTGCGCCGCAGGATCCGTTGCTCCAAGAGCTGATGCTGGACTCCTACCTTGAGCGGGTAATCGACCGGGATATCAATGAACAAGGTTTGGAAGTCCGCCGACCAGTCGCACTCCGACGGTGGATGCGTGCGTACGCCGCGGCCACATCGACCACGACTTCCTACTCACGGCTTCTGGATGCCACGACTGGTGGTGACGGATCTCAGCCGAACCAACGAACTACGTCCGCATACAGGGAGCATCTTTCGAAGATCTGGCTGCTCGACCCGGTGCCAGGGTGGGTAACAGAAAATAATGAGATTAAGCGGCTCCAACAAAGTCCGAAACACCACCTCACCGACCCAGCGCTTGCTGCGAGGTTGCTGGGCTTAATCGCGTCGAGCCTGTACAGCCCTTCCGGGGCGCACATGATGGGACCGCTCTTTGAATCATTGTGCGCTTTGAGCCTGCGGGTCCTTGCGCAGGCGTGCCGCGCGAATGTCTACCACTTGCGTACTAACTCCGGGCAGCGCGAGGTCGACTTCATCGTCGAAGGACCCAACCGCGAAATCCTCGGCGTTGAGGTGAAGCTGGCTGCCGCGATTAATGACTCGGATGTCCGGCATCTTACGTGGCTGCGCGAACAATTACCTGACCGCGTGGTAAACCTCATGGTGCTCACCACGGGCAGCCAGGCCTACGTACGTAGTGACGGGATCATTGTCATGCCATTGGCTCTCCTTGGCCTCTAG
- a CDS encoding alpha/beta fold hydrolase, whose protein sequence is MDHMVKAVSELFGQTHLPDNSVSTVYCFAPGEDAAVVSAASGEAPLVMMWPGFGMGARYYRPLAHYLAERGFPVAIGELHGQGTSTAKATPSNKWGYHKLASQDYPEAIREAKRVLGLPVDHPTYLLTHSMGGQIGSLFLSRPEAKELNVQGMMGVGSGSPYHRGFIGKAHVRALLGGQMMGQIAKHKGYWPGGALDFAGYGRQSGTHLYEWSLLNRMNTFANLAGQDQDYTEALKQVDVPVLLTRFANDPECTMASCEFLLGHMPKAPRKAEELAGWLGHNKWAREPEIVGDRFIEFVDKRMP, encoded by the coding sequence ATGGACCACATGGTTAAGGCTGTCAGTGAACTTTTTGGGCAAACCCACCTGCCGGATAACTCCGTAAGCACCGTGTACTGCTTCGCGCCGGGGGAGGACGCGGCAGTCGTGTCCGCCGCCTCCGGTGAAGCCCCGCTGGTGATGATGTGGCCCGGCTTCGGCATGGGCGCGCGCTACTACCGTCCGCTGGCCCATTATTTGGCGGAGCGCGGTTTCCCGGTGGCTATCGGTGAGCTGCACGGCCAGGGCACGTCGACGGCGAAGGCGACCCCCAGCAACAAGTGGGGCTACCACAAACTCGCCTCGCAGGATTACCCGGAGGCGATCCGCGAGGCCAAGCGGGTGCTGGGCCTACCTGTCGATCACCCGACGTACCTGCTCACGCACTCCATGGGCGGCCAGATTGGATCGCTGTTCCTCTCGCGGCCTGAGGCGAAGGAGCTTAACGTGCAGGGCATGATGGGCGTCGGCTCGGGGAGCCCGTACCACCGCGGGTTTATCGGCAAGGCGCACGTGCGTGCGCTCCTCGGTGGGCAGATGATGGGGCAGATTGCCAAACACAAGGGTTACTGGCCCGGCGGCGCGCTCGATTTTGCGGGCTATGGCCGCCAGTCCGGCACGCACCTGTACGAGTGGTCGCTGCTCAACCGCATGAACACCTTTGCCAACCTGGCCGGCCAGGACCAGGATTACACCGAGGCACTCAAACAGGTCGACGTTCCGGTCCTTCTCACCCGCTTCGCCAACGACCCCGAATGCACCATGGCCTCGTGCGAGTTCTTGCTGGGCCACATGCCAAAGGCCCCCCGCAAAGCCGAGGAGCTCGCTGGCTGGCTCGGCCACAACAAATGGGCCCGCGAGCCGGAAATCGTCGGGGACAGGTTCATTGAGTTCGTCGATAAGCGCATGCCATGA
- a CDS encoding dienelactone hydrolase family protein, translating to MKALGKILLAFVALFLVFVLVIVGLRAYNQHTYPFGAGEEEAYETTDRITAISGEYLNGFHFRPHEKTHRGVVVTYGGSEGSPAYDTARSLYDDGYEVLALYFFGADNQKPTLANVPLEQFDEVTSYIADNVADATPVTVIGASKGAEFAALLAQHGFGVDNVVAFAPAHYSYSGLDFSSRDDQPSFTLRGAPIPHASFRDADPATGFRAMWEGITAHPVSYRKTYEEAAAKAPDDARIDLSGFNGNVLLFAGTGDRMWPSDVAARALAEQNPRIEAHIYPDAGHVFFEDAAALPNGWQLALGGTADGNRDAYQDSQEILRERLASWHR from the coding sequence ATGAAAGCTCTCGGAAAAATCCTCCTCGCGTTCGTCGCGCTGTTCCTTGTTTTCGTGTTGGTTATCGTGGGCCTGCGTGCCTACAACCAGCACACATACCCCTTCGGCGCGGGCGAGGAGGAGGCGTACGAGACCACCGACCGCATCACCGCGATCTCCGGCGAGTACCTGAACGGCTTTCACTTCCGCCCTCACGAGAAGACCCACCGCGGCGTCGTGGTCACCTACGGCGGGTCCGAGGGCTCCCCCGCGTACGACACCGCACGCTCGCTTTACGACGACGGGTACGAAGTCCTCGCCCTATATTTCTTCGGCGCCGACAACCAGAAACCGACGCTGGCGAACGTGCCGCTGGAGCAGTTCGATGAGGTGACTAGCTACATCGCCGACAATGTTGCTGATGCAACGCCCGTGACTGTGATCGGCGCGTCGAAGGGCGCCGAGTTCGCTGCGCTGCTGGCGCAGCACGGTTTTGGCGTGGACAACGTAGTTGCGTTTGCCCCGGCGCATTATTCCTACAGTGGGCTGGATTTCTCCTCACGCGATGACCAGCCGTCCTTCACACTGCGGGGTGCGCCTATACCCCACGCGTCTTTCCGCGACGCCGATCCCGCCACCGGGTTCCGCGCGATGTGGGAAGGGATCACCGCGCACCCGGTGTCGTACCGGAAGACCTACGAGGAGGCCGCGGCGAAAGCGCCTGACGACGCCCGGATCGACCTGAGTGGATTCAACGGAAACGTGCTGCTCTTTGCCGGGACCGGGGACCGCATGTGGCCCTCCGACGTGGCCGCCCGTGCCCTCGCCGAGCAGAACCCGCGCATCGAGGCTCACATCTACCCCGACGCCGGCCACGTGTTCTTCGAGGACGCCGCCGCGCTGCCCAACGGCTGGCAGCTGGCGCTGGGCGGCACCGCTGACGGTAACCGCGACGCCTACCAGGACTCGCAGGAGATCCTGCGGGAGCGCCTCGCCTCCTGGCACCGTTGA
- a CDS encoding type II toxin-antitoxin system RelE/ParE family toxin, giving the protein MIQSFGNRETERLWERLPVPGLDPTIHKTANRKLHQLDAAVSLDSLRVPPGNRLEALKGSRQGTYSIRINRQWRITFRWTENGPANVTIEDYH; this is encoded by the coding sequence ATGATCCAATCCTTCGGCAACCGTGAAACTGAGCGCTTGTGGGAGCGTTTGCCGGTTCCGGGGTTGGATCCAACTATTCACAAGACCGCAAACAGGAAATTACACCAGCTGGATGCTGCTGTTTCCCTTGATTCTCTTCGAGTTCCTCCAGGTAACCGCTTGGAAGCACTCAAGGGGAGTCGCCAAGGAACCTATAGCATTCGAATAAACCGGCAATGGAGAATTACGTTTCGCTGGACGGAGAATGGGCCTGCGAACGTAACGATCGAGGACTATCACTGA
- a CDS encoding HigA family addiction module antitoxin has product MDEKLYPPIHPGEVLLEDFIEGFNLTQHKLAVSIGVPPRRINEIVLGKRGISADSALRLGRYFGVEPQFWLNLQTRYELELAEEKSHDEIQKITPLAVS; this is encoded by the coding sequence ATGGACGAGAAACTCTATCCCCCGATTCACCCGGGAGAAGTGCTGCTTGAGGATTTTATCGAGGGCTTTAATCTCACTCAGCACAAACTTGCGGTTTCCATTGGTGTACCCCCACGCCGGATTAATGAAATTGTCCTAGGCAAACGTGGCATCTCAGCGGATTCAGCACTACGCTTGGGGCGCTATTTCGGTGTAGAGCCGCAGTTCTGGCTAAACCTCCAAACTCGTTATGAGTTGGAGCTGGCCGAAGAAAAGTCCCACGATGAAATTCAGAAAATCACTCCACTGGCGGTGTCATGA
- a CDS encoding ISL3 family transposase yields MQPSSNIVADTICRTAELGLAITNAAHNDECTVIDCETLDPINACPSCQQPGLLRDHTYRQLVDLPVVGFPTRLRVRVPRYLCSNDSCAQQIFRASLSCADDRSKVTHRVVRWILQRLAIDRMSVAATAKALGISWQLTCDLALSMARALVADPDHLAGVRVIGVDEHKWAHNRKAAGGGFVTVIVDMTYQHTGQPARLLDVIPGRSAEVLTRWINQRPKIFRDQVEVITMDGFQGYATAADEALPQARRVMDPFHVVRLAGDKVTACRQRLQRETYGRRGRTNDPLYKNRRTMLTRIDFLTGEQQHRLDVLFNYDDDYAVLQETWLVYQEIIDCYEDPNKTRAKTKMRRLINRLRGLRQAGLDELAQLGRTLHKRRADILAFFDIGASNGPVEAINGRLEHLRGIALGFRNINHYILRCLIHSGGLQPKINAL; encoded by the coding sequence ATGCAGCCTAGTTCCAACATCGTCGCCGACACCATTTGCCGCACCGCGGAGCTTGGGTTGGCGATCACCAATGCCGCGCACAACGACGAGTGCACCGTTATCGACTGTGAAACGCTCGACCCGATCAATGCCTGCCCGTCGTGTCAGCAACCGGGCTTGTTGCGCGATCACACCTACCGGCAACTGGTGGATCTGCCGGTGGTCGGGTTTCCCACCCGGCTGCGGGTGCGGGTGCCGCGGTATCTATGCAGCAACGATTCCTGCGCCCAGCAGATTTTCCGGGCTTCGCTTTCCTGCGCTGATGACCGCTCGAAGGTCACCCACCGGGTGGTGCGCTGGATCCTGCAGCGCTTAGCGATCGACCGGATGAGCGTTGCCGCCACCGCCAAAGCACTCGGGATTAGCTGGCAGCTGACATGCGATCTCGCATTGTCCATGGCCAGAGCCCTCGTCGCCGACCCCGACCACTTGGCCGGGGTGCGCGTCATCGGGGTTGACGAGCACAAGTGGGCCCACAACCGCAAGGCTGCCGGCGGCGGGTTCGTCACCGTGATCGTGGACATGACTTACCAGCACACCGGCCAACCGGCCAGGTTGCTTGATGTCATCCCGGGCAGAAGCGCCGAAGTGCTCACCCGCTGGATCAACCAACGTCCGAAAATCTTCCGCGACCAGGTGGAGGTGATCACCATGGACGGGTTTCAGGGTTACGCCACCGCAGCCGATGAAGCCCTGCCTCAGGCCAGGCGGGTGATGGACCCGTTTCACGTGGTGCGTCTTGCCGGCGACAAAGTCACCGCGTGTCGGCAGCGGCTGCAGCGTGAAACCTACGGCAGGCGCGGCAGAACCAACGACCCGTTATATAAAAACCGCCGCACCATGCTCACCCGCATCGATTTTTTAACCGGTGAGCAGCAGCACCGCCTGGATGTGTTGTTCAACTACGACGACGACTACGCCGTGCTGCAAGAAACGTGGCTGGTGTACCAGGAGATCATCGACTGCTACGAAGACCCGAACAAGACCCGCGCGAAAACGAAGATGCGCCGGTTGATCAACCGGCTGCGCGGGCTACGACAAGCCGGGCTTGATGAACTCGCCCAACTCGGTCGTACCCTGCACAAACGCCGCGCCGACATCCTCGCGTTCTTCGACATCGGCGCCTCCAACGGCCCGGTCGAAGCCATCAACGGCCGCCTCGAGCACCTCCGCGGCATCGCCCTCGGATTCCGCAACATCAACCACTACATCTTGCGGTGCCTAATCCACTCCGGAGGCCTCCAACCCAAGATCAACGCACTCTAA